The Desulfuromonas versatilis genome has a segment encoding these proteins:
- the pcnB gene encoding polynucleotide adenylyltransferase PcnB — translation MPRSTENNAQPVVLPRSEHSISRKQIDPDTLKVLYRLSRKGFKAYLVGGGVRDLLLGRSPKDFDVGTDATPNQVKKLFRNCFLVGRRFRLAHVRFGADQVVEVATFRRQARPEDLPDDPAEHFMFAENIFGSPREDAFRRDFTINALFYDIESFAIVDYVGGLEDLNQRRLRAIGDPLVRFTEDPVRMLRALEFSARLDFSLDESVREAIYVRAPLIAEAAPARIREELMELFRHRVAGRVLRDAQAMGLLPHLLAGFEGETETFDLLEKVDARTAAGVAIEEPFALAAIYLTRFLRVCPPGADLTVTEAVRLAGLTLAPHCGYFHVAHGIRHQARELLIGFFRLARGRGFRGERRFLQHPMTPQALDLLCLWQQISGGDPALVEQWRPALAEATSPQPQEKQAAARRRPRRRRGGRSRRRPGGGESAS, via the coding sequence ATGCCCAGATCCACCGAAAACAACGCGCAGCCCGTCGTCCTGCCCCGCTCCGAGCACTCCATCTCCCGCAAGCAGATCGACCCGGACACCCTCAAGGTCCTCTACCGGCTCTCCCGCAAGGGGTTCAAGGCCTACCTGGTGGGGGGCGGGGTCCGCGACCTGCTGCTGGGGCGCAGCCCCAAGGATTTCGACGTCGGCACCGACGCCACCCCCAACCAGGTCAAGAAGCTGTTCCGCAACTGCTTTCTGGTCGGCCGCCGCTTCCGGCTGGCCCACGTGCGCTTCGGCGCCGACCAGGTGGTGGAGGTGGCAACCTTCCGCCGCCAGGCGCGCCCCGAAGATCTCCCCGACGACCCCGCCGAACACTTCATGTTCGCCGAGAACATCTTCGGCTCGCCCCGGGAAGACGCTTTTCGCCGCGATTTCACCATCAACGCCCTGTTCTACGACATCGAGAGCTTTGCCATCGTCGACTACGTCGGTGGGCTCGAGGACCTGAACCAGCGCCGCCTGCGGGCCATCGGCGATCCCCTGGTGCGCTTCACCGAGGATCCGGTGCGCATGCTGCGGGCCCTGGAATTCTCGGCCCGGCTCGATTTCTCCCTGGACGAATCGGTGCGCGAAGCGATCTACGTGCGGGCTCCGCTCATCGCCGAGGCGGCGCCGGCCCGCATCCGCGAGGAGCTGATGGAGTTGTTCCGCCACCGCGTGGCGGGCAGGGTGCTGCGCGATGCCCAGGCCATGGGGCTGCTGCCCCATCTGCTGGCCGGTTTCGAGGGGGAGACGGAGACCTTCGATCTGCTGGAAAAGGTTGACGCCCGCACCGCCGCCGGGGTGGCCATCGAGGAGCCTTTTGCCCTGGCGGCCATCTACCTGACGCGATTTCTGCGGGTCTGCCCGCCGGGGGCCGACCTCACCGTCACCGAGGCGGTGCGCCTGGCCGGGCTCACCCTCGCCCCCCACTGCGGCTATTTCCACGTGGCCCACGGCATCCGCCACCAGGCGCGGGAGCTGCTGATCGGTTTTTTCCGCCTGGCCCGCGGCCGCGGCTTTCGTGGCGAGCGGCGTTTTCTGCAGCACCCCATGACCCCCCAGGCCCTGGATCTGCTCTGCCTCTGGCAGCAGATCAGCGGCGGTGACCCGGCCCTGGTGGAGCAGTGGCGGCCGGCCCTGGCCGAGGCCACCTCCCCTCAGCCCCAGGAGAAACAGGCCGCCGCCCGCCGCAGGCCCCGCCGGCGCCGTGGCGGGCGCAGCCGGCGCCGCCCCGGAGGGGGTGAGTCGGCGAGCTGA
- a CDS encoding PilZ domain-containing protein, with protein sequence MPEKRDQDTPRTPADARKHLRSPLIILKVRLEDGGKAFFGYARNISRSGMFISTVNPRDPGNRFPVEIPLPPPLNRRVTCNCEVVWRRLYDRTSPYEPGMGLKFLDLPGEDAEAVDEWIHDHPEAQGEN encoded by the coding sequence ATGCCCGAAAAGCGTGACCAGGACACCCCCAGGACGCCTGCGGATGCCCGCAAGCACCTGCGTTCCCCGCTGATCATTCTGAAGGTCCGGCTTGAGGATGGCGGCAAGGCCTTTTTCGGGTATGCCAGAAACATCAGCCGCAGCGGAATGTTCATCTCCACCGTCAATCCCCGGGACCCCGGAAACCGCTTTCCCGTCGAAATCCCCCTGCCCCCGCCCCTGAATCGCCGGGTCACCTGCAATTGCGAGGTGGTCTGGCGCCGGCTCTACGACCGCACCTCGCCCTACGAACCCGGCATGGGACTGAAATTCCTCGATCTGCCCGGCGAGGACGCGGAGGCCGTGGATGAATGGATCCACGACCATCCCGAGGCGCAGGGAGAAAATTAG
- a CDS encoding transglutaminase family protein, whose product MVKISTLLYLLANAACLLGAAPLFPHLDLPVQLALGTAVPLGMVLDRRGRRPLPGPWGTLVALALFGVYAIQISMANLVQPVVNILALMLTVRLLSEKSNRNILQLFVLALFALASSSLLSLSAAFFVYLVLLVAVVTIGLVLLSFHVTDPALVLDARTLRRLLSVAGLLPAISLVLMVVFFVILPRTQRPLWNFLNPPEAATVGFSDKVEPGAYASTASAKTVALRVESQPLAPEDLYWRAIVLNRLEGNTWSRAPEPEGERTLIQGGRQVTQVIYPEPKSDPYLVALDAPRSLEGMRAQGSGDLVFTTRRSIDRRARVAAVSVVGGTSRIQGPADRAFYLQTPQEVAPRVAALGEELRAGGDALRKIASLQEFFRGQGLTYATSDLPRAADPIDDFLFGKKRGYCEFFASSFALVLRLAGVPARLVGGYYGGDYNELGGYYLVTEDRAHVWVEALTEEGIWLRLDPSSLASNAASALLAQRNRGLNTLQRLADALNYFWNQAVIAYDLGRQFELLRSTGLRMKHLQVSLDWRLAAGLGLAILGLALGGRLLWRRARSSTETRLLQRFLRQAARAHGLAKIPCGEGLYELAERLDDERCRSFARIYGGALYRDRRLTDGERRRLTELIEELKRSSGGG is encoded by the coding sequence ATGGTCAAGATTAGCACCCTGCTCTACCTGCTGGCCAACGCCGCCTGCCTGCTAGGCGCGGCGCCGCTCTTCCCGCACCTCGACCTTCCGGTCCAGCTGGCGCTGGGGACTGCCGTCCCCCTCGGCATGGTGCTCGACCGGCGCGGCCGCCGCCCCCTGCCCGGGCCCTGGGGGACCCTGGTCGCCCTGGCCCTTTTCGGCGTCTACGCGATCCAGATCTCCATGGCCAACCTGGTGCAGCCGGTGGTCAACATCCTCGCCCTGATGCTGACCGTGCGCCTGCTCAGCGAAAAAAGCAACCGCAACATCCTGCAGCTCTTCGTCCTCGCCCTGTTCGCCCTGGCCTCCTCATCGCTGCTGAGCCTGAGCGCCGCCTTCTTCGTCTACCTGGTGCTGCTGGTGGCGGTGGTCACCATCGGCCTGGTGCTGCTGAGCTTTCACGTCACCGACCCGGCCCTGGTCCTGGATGCCCGGACCCTGCGCCGGCTGCTCTCCGTGGCGGGCCTGCTGCCCGCGATCTCGCTGGTGCTGATGGTGGTGTTTTTCGTGATCCTGCCCCGCACCCAGCGCCCCCTGTGGAACTTTCTCAATCCGCCCGAAGCGGCGACGGTCGGCTTCAGCGACAAGGTGGAGCCGGGCGCCTACGCCAGCACCGCCTCGGCCAAAACCGTCGCCCTGCGGGTCGAGAGCCAGCCCCTCGCCCCCGAGGATCTCTACTGGCGCGCCATCGTGCTTAACCGACTGGAGGGAAACACCTGGAGCCGGGCCCCTGAGCCCGAAGGGGAGAGAACGCTTATCCAGGGCGGACGGCAGGTCACCCAGGTCATCTACCCCGAGCCCAAGAGCGACCCCTACCTGGTCGCCCTCGATGCCCCGCGCAGCCTCGAGGGGATGCGCGCCCAGGGGAGCGGCGACCTGGTGTTCACCACCCGGCGGAGCATCGACCGACGGGCCAGGGTCGCGGCGGTTTCCGTGGTGGGGGGCACGAGCAGAATCCAGGGGCCGGCGGACCGGGCCTTCTACCTGCAGACACCGCAGGAGGTTGCGCCGCGGGTCGCGGCCCTGGGCGAAGAACTGCGGGCCGGCGGCGATGCGCTTCGAAAGATCGCCTCCCTGCAGGAGTTTTTCCGCGGCCAGGGGCTTACCTACGCCACCAGCGATTTGCCCCGCGCCGCCGACCCCATCGACGATTTTCTCTTCGGCAAGAAGCGGGGTTACTGCGAATTCTTCGCCTCCTCCTTCGCCCTGGTGCTGCGCCTTGCCGGGGTGCCGGCGCGGCTGGTGGGGGGGTATTACGGCGGCGATTACAACGAGCTGGGCGGCTACTACCTGGTCACCGAGGACCGGGCCCATGTCTGGGTGGAGGCGCTGACCGAGGAGGGGATTTGGCTGCGCCTCGATCCCAGCTCCCTTGCGAGCAACGCCGCCTCGGCGCTGCTGGCGCAGAGGAACCGGGGACTGAACACCCTGCAGCGGCTCGCCGATGCGCTCAACTATTTCTGGAACCAGGCGGTCATCGCCTACGATTTGGGCCGCCAGTTCGAACTGCTGCGCAGCACCGGGCTGCGCATGAAGCATCTGCAGGTATCTCTCGACTGGCGACTGGCGGCGGGGCTGGGACTGGCAATTCTGGGATTGGCATTGGGGGGCAGGCTGCTGTGGAGGCGCGCCCGAAGCAGCACGGAAACGCGGCTGCTGCAGCGGTTTCTGCGCCAGGCGGCGCGCGCCCATGGTTTGGCGAAGATCCCCTGCGGCGAGGGGCTCTACGAACTGGCCGAGCGCCTCGACGACGAGCGCTGCCGCAGCTTTGCGCGGATCTACGGGGGCGCGCTCTACCGCGACCGGCGGCTCACCGACGGCGAGCGCCGCCGGTTGACGGAGCTGATCGAGGAATTGAAGCGCAGCTCCGGCGGGGGCTGA
- a CDS encoding AAA family ATPase: protein MSLPHRQQIVHVIETLANRHLQGKIQAVKLTVTALLSGGHILLEDIPGLGKTTLALAVSRVLGLSFGRVQCTSDLLPTDITGLSIYNRDENRFKFLPGPIFNNLVLIDEINRAMPKTQSALLEAMEEMRVTVEGVTYPLPDPFLVIATQNPVEQVGTFPLPESQLDRFSLRTGIGYPPPSVEKTIIRGGSIREQILQLEPLLSREQIQQAKAAVRDQVYLSEKVADYIFAIVAASREHPMVLSGISTRGAINLAEAAKAAAYLEDRDHVVPEDVRQVAVPVGAHRLILRPEHETVSKQEVLRSLVKQIPVPLA, encoded by the coding sequence ATGAGCCTGCCCCACCGCCAGCAGATCGTCCACGTCATCGAAACCCTGGCCAACCGCCACCTGCAGGGGAAGATCCAGGCGGTCAAGCTGACCGTCACCGCCCTGCTCTCGGGGGGCCACATCCTGCTCGAGGACATCCCCGGCCTCGGCAAGACCACCCTGGCGCTGGCCGTCTCCCGGGTGCTCGGCCTCTCCTTCGGCCGGGTGCAGTGCACCTCCGACCTGCTGCCCACCGACATCACCGGGCTCTCCATCTACAACCGCGACGAGAACCGCTTCAAGTTTCTGCCCGGGCCGATCTTCAACAACCTGGTGCTGATCGACGAGATCAACCGGGCCATGCCCAAGACCCAGAGCGCCCTGCTCGAAGCCATGGAGGAGATGCGGGTGACCGTCGAGGGGGTGACCTATCCGCTGCCCGACCCGTTTCTGGTCATCGCCACCCAGAACCCGGTGGAGCAGGTCGGAACCTTCCCCCTGCCCGAATCCCAGCTCGACCGCTTCAGCCTGCGCACCGGCATCGGCTACCCGCCCCCGTCCGTGGAGAAAACGATCATCCGCGGCGGCAGCATCCGCGAGCAGATCCTGCAGCTCGAACCGCTGCTCAGCCGCGAGCAGATCCAGCAGGCCAAGGCCGCGGTGCGCGACCAGGTCTACCTCTCGGAGAAGGTGGCCGACTACATCTTCGCCATCGTCGCCGCGAGCCGCGAGCACCCCATGGTCCTCTCGGGGATCTCCACCCGCGGCGCCATCAACCTGGCCGAGGCGGCCAAGGCCGCCGCCTATCTGGAAGACCGGGACCACGTGGTCCCCGAGGACGTGCGCCAGGTGGCGGTGCCGGTGGGGGCCCACCGGCTGATCCTGCGCCCGGAGCACGAAACCGTCAGCAAGCAGGAGGTGCTGCGATCGCTCGTCAAGCAAATCCCGGTGCCTCTGGCCTGA
- a CDS encoding DUF58 domain-containing protein, translating into MTLLLGFGAVNTGNNLLYLLVSALLGFMSISGILGQQNLARLRVRVEVPEEVYDGLPTLVTLHLENPRRYLPAFLITISLRGQSTTLPLVDRGGSDAGSILVAFRGRGRHRLEPVRVSSIFPINFFVRSRLAFAEGQVTVFPAPLALAAGSDSGRPAARGAAPTPSRGHEGEVSRISDYRGGEPLKLIHWKLSARHDQLKVKELSAATHEPLIIDLERLPGADLEQRLGCAVHLVRETLRRERPVGLRLGSRLIPPAAGRHQRLKLLTELALYGQD; encoded by the coding sequence ATGACCCTGCTGCTCGGCTTCGGCGCGGTCAACACCGGCAACAACCTGCTCTACCTGCTGGTCTCGGCCCTGCTCGGCTTTATGAGCATCTCCGGCATCCTCGGCCAGCAGAACCTCGCCCGGCTCAGGGTGCGGGTGGAGGTGCCCGAGGAGGTCTACGACGGCCTGCCGACCCTGGTCACCCTGCATCTCGAGAATCCCCGCCGTTACCTGCCGGCCTTCCTGATCACGATCTCGCTGCGCGGCCAGTCGACCACCCTGCCGCTGGTCGACCGCGGGGGGAGCGACGCGGGCTCCATCCTCGTCGCCTTCCGGGGCCGCGGCCGCCACCGCCTGGAGCCGGTGCGGGTCAGCTCCATCTTCCCCATCAACTTTTTCGTGCGCAGCCGCCTGGCCTTCGCCGAGGGGCAGGTGACGGTCTTCCCGGCGCCGTTGGCCCTCGCCGCCGGCAGCGACAGCGGCCGGCCCGCCGCCCGCGGCGCCGCGCCGACGCCGTCCCGCGGTCACGAGGGGGAAGTCAGCCGCATCAGCGACTACCGGGGGGGCGAGCCGCTCAAGCTGATCCACTGGAAACTCTCGGCCCGCCACGACCAACTCAAGGTCAAGGAACTCTCGGCCGCCACCCACGAACCGCTGATCATCGATCTCGAGCGGCTCCCCGGGGCCGATCTCGAACAACGGCTCGGCTGTGCCGTCCACCTGGTGCGCGAAACGCTCCGCCGGGAGCGCCCGGTGGGCCTGCGGCTCGGCTCCAGGCTGATCCCCCCGGCCGCCGGCCGCCACCAGCGATTGAAGCTGCTTACCGAACTGGCGCTCTATGGTCAAGATTAG
- the miaA gene encoding tRNA (adenosine(37)-N6)-dimethylallyltransferase MiaA, whose amino-acid sequence MPFNLLVILGPTASGKTRLGVEAAGALGGEIISADSRQVYRGMDLGTGKDLAEYGEVPHHLIDIVDPGYEFNVFEFQRRFFEVFAELRGRGRLPVLVGGTGLYLDAVLRGYRLVEVPENPALRAELAGLSDAALRERLRALRPELHNTTDLKDRPRLVRATEIAEGEAAAAASLPPLPELRPQVFGLSWPREILRRRITARLKERLEQGMIEEVQGLHAAGVAWETLEFYGLEYRFIAQHLKGELNRNDMIQKLGSAIHQFAKRQETWFRRMERQGTAIHWLDGAGEPLREMLAILKNLQ is encoded by the coding sequence ATGCCCTTCAACCTGCTGGTCATCCTCGGCCCCACCGCCAGCGGCAAGACCCGTCTCGGCGTCGAAGCCGCCGGCGCCCTGGGCGGCGAGATCATCTCCGCCGACTCGCGCCAGGTCTACCGCGGCATGGACCTGGGGACCGGCAAGGACCTGGCCGAGTACGGCGAGGTTCCCCATCATCTCATCGACATCGTCGACCCCGGCTACGAGTTCAACGTCTTCGAGTTCCAGCGACGCTTCTTCGAGGTCTTCGCAGAGCTTCGCGGACGGGGCAGACTGCCGGTGCTGGTCGGCGGCACCGGGCTCTACCTCGACGCGGTGCTGCGCGGCTACCGCCTGGTGGAGGTCCCGGAGAACCCGGCCCTGCGCGCCGAGCTGGCCGGCCTTAGCGATGCCGCTCTGCGTGAGCGCCTGCGGGCTCTCAGGCCCGAGCTGCACAACACCACCGACCTGAAGGACCGCCCGCGGCTGGTGCGCGCCACCGAAATCGCCGAAGGGGAGGCGGCAGCGGCAGCAAGCCTGCCGCCGCTGCCCGAACTGCGCCCGCAGGTCTTCGGCCTGAGCTGGCCCCGGGAGATCCTGCGCCGGCGCATCACCGCCCGCCTCAAGGAACGCCTCGAGCAGGGGATGATCGAAGAGGTCCAGGGGCTGCATGCGGCGGGCGTCGCCTGGGAGACCCTGGAGTTCTACGGGCTGGAATACCGCTTCATCGCCCAGCACCTCAAGGGCGAACTCAACCGCAACGACATGATCCAGAAGCTGGGCAGCGCCATCCACCAGTTCGCCAAGCGCCAGGAGACCTGGTTCCGGCGCATGGAGCGCCAGGGGACGGCGATCCACTGGCTCGACGGAGCGGGGGAGCCGCTGCGGGAGATGCTGGCGATCCTGAAAAATCTGCAATGA
- a CDS encoding glycosyltransferase has protein sequence MDQFPRGIDKYLRTRTLQGPWRIEGSDRADFSGAVVIPALAESQHLLATLESLAANPRELLERFLVLVVVNHRADAAPEDQADNRAVLAGLRSGQADRPGLQLGWIDAASPGLELPAGGGVGTARKIGFDLALARLDYRRVEPLLVSLDADTLVDGNYLQALVEHFSTSPAGGASLPFRHREPECPRQQAAIERYELYLRHYVLGLQLAASPYAYHTVGSALACRAAAYAAAGGMNRRTAGEDFYFLQQLAKTSGVAPLAGTLVHPSPRPSQRVPFGTGPSVARQLAGATETVSFYHPDCFRLLHGWLALVESHWQAGPACILQRARELSPHLGDFLQAENFPGTWEKLARNHSGQAARLRAFHGWFDGLRTLRLINRLSSGPFPRGEAEGALPDLLAWAGLPASGRAQEQLQRLRTLQGALQG, from the coding sequence ATGGATCAGTTCCCCCGCGGCATCGACAAATACCTGCGTACCCGCACCCTGCAGGGCCCCTGGCGCATCGAGGGGAGCGACCGCGCCGACTTCTCCGGCGCGGTGGTCATCCCGGCGCTGGCCGAGAGTCAACACCTGCTGGCGACTCTCGAGAGCCTGGCGGCCAACCCCCGGGAGCTTCTGGAGCGCTTTTTGGTGCTGGTGGTGGTCAACCACCGGGCCGACGCCGCCCCGGAGGACCAGGCCGACAACCGGGCGGTGCTCGCCGGGCTGCGCAGCGGCCAAGCGGACCGTCCCGGACTGCAGCTCGGCTGGATCGACGCCGCTTCGCCGGGCCTTGAGCTGCCCGCGGGGGGCGGGGTCGGCACGGCGCGCAAGATCGGCTTCGACCTCGCCCTGGCGCGGCTCGATTACCGCCGGGTCGAGCCGCTGCTCGTCTCCCTGGATGCCGACACCCTGGTCGACGGCAACTACCTGCAGGCCCTGGTCGAGCATTTTTCCACGTCCCCGGCCGGCGGCGCCAGCCTCCCCTTTCGCCACCGGGAGCCCGAATGCCCCCGGCAGCAGGCGGCCATCGAACGCTACGAACTCTACCTGCGCCACTACGTCCTCGGCCTGCAGCTGGCCGCCTCCCCTTACGCCTATCACACCGTCGGCAGCGCCCTGGCCTGCCGGGCGGCAGCCTATGCCGCCGCCGGCGGCATGAACCGCCGGACAGCCGGCGAAGATTTCTATTTCCTGCAGCAGCTGGCCAAAACCTCTGGCGTCGCCCCCCTCGCCGGCACCCTGGTCCACCCCTCCCCGCGCCCGTCGCAGAGGGTGCCTTTCGGGACCGGCCCCAGCGTGGCCAGGCAACTGGCCGGGGCAACGGAGACGGTTTCCTTTTACCACCCGGACTGCTTCCGCCTGCTGCACGGCTGGCTGGCGCTCGTCGAGAGCCACTGGCAGGCCGGGCCGGCCTGCATTCTGCAACGCGCCCGGGAGCTGTCCCCCCATCTGGGCGATTTTCTCCAGGCGGAGAATTTCCCCGGCACCTGGGAAAAGCTGGCCCGCAACCACTCGGGGCAGGCGGCCCGGCTCAGGGCCTTCCACGGCTGGTTCGACGGTCTGCGCACCCTGCGTCTGATCAACCGCCTGAGCAGCGGGCCATTTCCCCGAGGCGAAGCGGAAGGGGCCCTCCCCGACCTGCTCGCCTGGGCGGGCCTGCCGGCAAGCGGCAGGGCACAGGAGCAACTGCAGCGGCTGAGAACCCTGCAGGGGGCCCTCCAGGGGTAG
- a CDS encoding sensor histidine kinase — translation MFRITFLRSILLYSLVIAVFLPLYNALIIYPSYQDILVRETEEDAARHVDALLRMLKLEGQPLTRERLAPELVEEIRRYQNDPRLVKLRIFSPDGEIIYSSDPAEEGQRNAKPYFHEQVARGIIYSKVVESDSRTAEDRPIAVDVVETYVPLMARDLFLGAVETYLDISASHDRLLGLTRQSTLVMLVISAGLLLAILGVMKKAHSSIREREKAEAALQMAMDDLERRVTERTQQLLEANQQLNAEIAERRRAENSLIEAFRISEEAKEKIDGILRSVPDGLLVTDSSDRVLLMNATAERLLGVSLHQALGRGIEEILDDQALLGELQRGAGRQFDFQHQDPRRQILHHYRARTSVLVGRDHLEKGMIVLFQDVSREQEIDRMKNEFLAMTTHELKTPLAGIMGYAELLLDGGLFDPTPNQRREFLGTIYQSAEALARLVDDILDVSRLASGKPLGLEHSPFFMEELLKDALARFRERYPGHRIELRLAETPTRIVADRGRLFQVLNNLVSNAVKFSPRGSLVELAGERCGESYRLSVSDQGVGLTPDQVGRIFDKFYRADTSDTAVRGTGLGLSIVKHILEAHDGGISVDSRPMQGTRVEIQLPLRPREAGETPLLEDWPPLSSSA, via the coding sequence ATGTTCCGAATAACCTTTCTGCGCAGCATTCTGCTTTACTCCCTGGTAATCGCCGTTTTTCTCCCCCTGTACAACGCGCTGATCATCTACCCCTCCTACCAGGACATCCTGGTCCGGGAAACCGAGGAGGATGCGGCGCGCCACGTCGATGCGCTGCTGCGCATGCTCAAGCTCGAGGGGCAGCCTCTGACCCGGGAGCGCCTGGCCCCGGAGCTGGTCGAGGAGATCCGCCGCTACCAGAACGACCCGCGTCTGGTCAAGCTGCGCATCTTTTCCCCCGACGGAGAAATCATCTATTCCAGCGACCCGGCCGAAGAGGGGCAGCGCAACGCAAAGCCCTACTTCCATGAGCAGGTCGCCCGGGGGATCATCTACTCCAAGGTGGTGGAATCCGATTCCCGCACCGCCGAAGACCGGCCGATCGCGGTGGACGTGGTGGAGACCTATGTCCCGCTGATGGCGCGGGACCTCTTCCTGGGGGCGGTGGAAACCTACCTCGACATTTCCGCTTCCCATGACCGGCTGCTCGGCCTGACCCGGCAGTCGACCCTGGTGATGCTGGTCATTTCCGCGGGGTTGCTGCTGGCCATTCTCGGCGTCATGAAAAAGGCCCACAGCTCCATCCGGGAACGCGAAAAGGCGGAAGCCGCCCTGCAAATGGCGATGGACGACCTGGAGCGGCGCGTCACCGAGCGCACCCAGCAGCTGCTCGAAGCCAACCAGCAGCTCAACGCCGAAATTGCCGAGCGCCGCCGCGCGGAAAATTCCCTGATCGAGGCGTTTCGCATCTCCGAGGAGGCCAAGGAGAAGATCGACGGCATTCTCCGCTCGGTCCCCGACGGTCTGCTGGTCACCGATTCCAGTGACAGGGTGCTGCTCATGAACGCAACCGCCGAACGCCTGCTGGGGGTCTCCCTGCACCAGGCGCTGGGCCGGGGGATCGAGGAAATCCTCGACGACCAGGCACTATTGGGAGAGCTGCAACGGGGGGCGGGGCGCCAGTTCGACTTCCAACACCAGGACCCGCGCCGCCAAATCCTCCACCACTACCGGGCGAGGACCTCGGTGCTGGTCGGTCGGGACCACCTGGAAAAGGGGATGATCGTCCTGTTCCAGGACGTCAGCCGGGAGCAGGAAATCGACCGGATGAAAAACGAGTTCCTGGCGATGACGACCCACGAGCTGAAAACCCCGCTGGCCGGCATCATGGGGTACGCGGAACTGCTGCTTGACGGGGGGCTCTTCGATCCGACGCCGAACCAGCGCAGGGAGTTTCTCGGCACCATCTACCAGAGTGCGGAGGCCCTGGCGCGGCTGGTCGACGACATCCTCGACGTCAGCCGGCTCGCCTCGGGCAAGCCCCTGGGGCTGGAGCACTCCCCATTTTTCATGGAGGAGCTGCTGAAGGATGCGCTGGCGCGGTTTCGCGAGCGCTATCCCGGCCACCGCATCGAACTGCGCCTGGCGGAAACCCCGACCAGGATCGTCGCCGACCGCGGACGCCTCTTCCAGGTGCTGAACAATTTGGTGAGCAATGCGGTGAAATTTTCGCCGCGCGGCAGCCTGGTGGAGCTTGCCGGGGAGCGCTGCGGGGAGAGCTACCGGCTGTCGGTCTCCGACCAGGGGGTGGGGTTGACCCCCGACCAGGTCGGGCGTATTTTTGACAAATTCTACCGCGCCGACACCTCTGACACGGCGGTGCGGGGGACGGGGCTGGGGCTGAGCATCGTCAAGCACATCCTGGAGGCCCACGACGGCGGGATCTCCGTGGACAGCCGGCCGATGCAGGGCACCCGGGTCGAAATCCAGCTCCCGCTGCGCCCCCGGGAGGCAGGTGAAACACCGCTGTTGGAGGACTGGCCGCCGCTCTCCTCGAGCGCCTGA